The following proteins come from a genomic window of Pseudomonas putida:
- the pfkB gene encoding 1-phosphofructokinase, translating into MAKILTLTLNPALDITIGLDALRPGQVNRSQEQHSHAAGKGLNVAQVLADLGHSVTVGGFLGRDNLQPFEALIDGRGFTDCFVRVPGETRSNIKLVEADGRVTDINGQGPEVDEAARNALLYRLQQNAPGHDAVVVAGSLPRGISADWFRQLLELLKAQGLKVVLDSSGEALRVGLQSAPWLVKPNTEELGEVLGLPVDNLAQQTAAAKRLLASGVEHVVVSAGEQGVSWFSRDLAMHARPPKVRVASTVGAGDSLVAGMVHGLLLAEAPAQTLTRATAIAAQAVTQVGFGIRDREHLVQLEAAVQLTEQQEGCR; encoded by the coding sequence ATGGCCAAGATCCTCACTCTCACCCTGAACCCGGCGCTGGATATCACCATCGGCCTGGACGCTCTGCGCCCAGGCCAGGTCAACCGTAGCCAGGAGCAGCACAGTCACGCCGCGGGCAAGGGGCTGAACGTTGCACAGGTACTGGCCGATCTGGGGCACAGCGTAACCGTTGGCGGTTTCCTCGGGCGCGACAATCTGCAGCCCTTCGAGGCGCTGATCGACGGTCGCGGTTTTACCGACTGCTTTGTTCGTGTGCCGGGCGAAACCCGCAGCAATATCAAGCTGGTCGAGGCCGATGGCCGTGTCACCGATATCAACGGGCAGGGCCCGGAGGTCGACGAGGCGGCACGCAACGCCTTGCTGTACAGGCTGCAACAGAATGCCCCAGGTCACGATGCCGTGGTGGTGGCTGGTAGCCTGCCGCGCGGGATCAGTGCCGACTGGTTCCGCCAGTTGCTCGAACTGTTGAAGGCTCAAGGCCTCAAGGTTGTCCTGGACAGCAGTGGTGAAGCCCTGCGTGTCGGCTTGCAGAGCGCGCCCTGGCTGGTCAAGCCCAATACCGAAGAACTGGGCGAAGTGCTGGGTCTGCCTGTGGATAACCTGGCGCAACAGACGGCTGCCGCCAAGCGCCTGCTGGCCAGTGGCGTTGAACACGTGGTGGTGTCTGCGGGCGAGCAGGGCGTCAGTTGGTTCAGTCGTGACCTGGCCATGCACGCCCGCCCACCCAAGGTACGGGTTGCCAGCACGGTGGGGGCGGGGGATTCGCTGGTGGCCGGCATGGTCCACGGCCTGTTGCTGGCCGAGGCGCCTGCGCAGACGTTGACCCGAGCCACTGCCATCGCCGCCCAGGCCGTTACCCAGGTTGGCTTCGGTATACGTGACCGCGAGCACCTGGTGCAATTGGAAGCGGCCGTGCAACTGACAGAACAACAAGAGGGTTGCCGATGA
- a CDS encoding PTS fructose-like transporter subunit IIB, which produces MNIAIVTACPNGQVSSVLSARLLSAAAQRRGWSTSVEVQNTEHPERQLSAAQIAEADWVLVVSTGPVDLARFVGKRLYQSTPSQALADREGFLDEAAANAELLVAVTDGPAAAGSAGTRIVAVTACPTGVAHTFMAAEALQQAAQQLGYQLTVETQGSVGARNPLSAEAIAAADVVLLAADIEVPTARFAGKRIYRCGTGIALKQARATLDKALAQATVENSADAAAPTTPTKGEKTGVYKHLLTGVSFMLPMVVAGGLLIALSFVFGIEAYKEAGTLPAALMQIGGEAAFKLMVPLLAGYIAWSIADRPGLAPGMIGGLLASTLGAGFIGGIVAGFLAGYSAKSIARWARLPSSLEALKPILIIPLLASLFTGLVMIYVVGQPVAAMLEGLTHFLDSMGTTNAILLGLLLGGMMCVDLGGPINKAAYAFSVGLLASSSYAPMAATMAAGMVPPIGLGIATFLARRKFAQSEREAGKAALALGLCFISEGAIPFAAKDPLRVIPASIAGGALTGALSMYFGCKLMAPHGGLFVLLIPNAINHALLYLLAIMAGSLLTAVVYAVIKKSERVELAVTPVKST; this is translated from the coding sequence ATGAACATTGCCATAGTCACCGCCTGCCCCAATGGCCAGGTGTCGAGTGTACTGAGCGCACGCTTGCTGTCCGCCGCTGCCCAGCGGCGCGGCTGGAGCACCAGCGTCGAAGTGCAGAATACTGAACATCCCGAGCGGCAACTGAGCGCCGCGCAGATCGCCGAGGCTGACTGGGTGCTTGTGGTCAGCACCGGGCCGGTGGACCTGGCCCGCTTCGTCGGCAAACGCCTGTACCAGAGCACGCCATCCCAGGCGCTGGCTGATCGCGAAGGCTTTCTCGACGAAGCGGCGGCCAACGCCGAGCTGCTGGTCGCAGTGACAGATGGCCCCGCCGCCGCTGGCAGTGCTGGCACCCGCATCGTAGCCGTCACTGCCTGTCCGACGGGCGTAGCCCATACCTTCATGGCCGCAGAAGCCCTGCAGCAAGCAGCACAACAACTGGGCTATCAGCTCACCGTCGAGACCCAGGGCTCGGTCGGTGCGCGCAACCCCTTGTCTGCTGAAGCCATCGCCGCGGCGGACGTGGTTTTGCTGGCCGCCGACATTGAAGTTCCCACTGCACGTTTCGCCGGCAAACGTATTTACCGTTGTGGTACCGGCATTGCCCTCAAGCAGGCCCGCGCGACTCTGGACAAAGCCTTGGCGCAGGCCACGGTGGAGAACAGCGCCGACGCCGCAGCGCCGACCACGCCGACGAAGGGCGAGAAAACCGGCGTGTACAAACACTTGCTTACCGGCGTGTCGTTCATGCTGCCGATGGTGGTGGCCGGTGGCCTGCTGATCGCTCTGTCGTTCGTGTTCGGTATCGAGGCCTACAAAGAGGCGGGCACCTTACCGGCGGCGTTGATGCAGATTGGCGGTGAAGCCGCCTTCAAACTGATGGTGCCGCTACTGGCGGGCTATATCGCCTGGTCCATCGCCGACCGCCCCGGGCTGGCCCCCGGCATGATCGGCGGCCTGCTGGCCAGCACCTTGGGGGCCGGCTTCATCGGTGGCATAGTCGCCGGTTTTCTTGCCGGTTACAGCGCCAAGTCCATTGCCCGATGGGCGCGCTTGCCCAGCAGCCTGGAGGCGCTCAAGCCAATCCTGATCATTCCATTGCTGGCCAGTCTGTTCACCGGCCTGGTGATGATCTACGTGGTCGGCCAGCCGGTAGCGGCGATGCTCGAAGGGTTGACGCACTTCCTCGACAGCATGGGCACCACCAATGCCATCCTGCTGGGGCTGTTGCTGGGCGGCATGATGTGCGTCGACCTTGGCGGGCCGATCAACAAGGCCGCCTATGCGTTCTCGGTGGGGCTGCTGGCCTCGTCGAGCTACGCGCCAATGGCCGCGACCATGGCCGCCGGCATGGTGCCGCCGATTGGCTTGGGTATTGCCACCTTCCTGGCCAGGCGCAAGTTCGCCCAGAGCGAGCGCGAGGCGGGCAAGGCAGCGCTGGCGCTGGGGCTGTGCTTCATCTCTGAGGGGGCGATTCCGTTTGCCGCCAAGGACCCATTGCGGGTGATCCCGGCCAGTATCGCCGGTGGTGCGTTGACCGGGGCATTGTCGATGTACTTTGGCTGCAAGCTGATGGCGCCGCATGGCGGCTTGTTCGTATTGCTTATCCCCAACGCGATCAACCATGCGCTGCTTTATTTGTTGGCGATCATGGCCGGTAGCTTGTTGACTGCGGTGGTGTATGCCGTGATCAAGAAGAGCGAGCGGGTGGAGCTGGCGGTGACGCCGGTTAAAAGTACCTGA
- a CDS encoding PA2169 family four-helix-bundle protein, which produces MSNPNKDVIDVLNDLIEYSKDGEKGFKASADDVKNPELKAFFVQRAGECANAASELQGEVRRLGGDPETSTSISGDLHRGWVNLKSMVTGKDEEAVLNEVERGEDHALKAYKEAREKLVKLGRTASDMTYSLVEKQLQGVQRNHDQVKALRNAARARS; this is translated from the coding sequence ATGAGCAACCCCAACAAAGACGTGATCGACGTACTCAACGACCTGATCGAGTACAGCAAGGATGGCGAGAAAGGTTTCAAGGCCTCGGCCGATGATGTGAAGAACCCCGAACTGAAAGCGTTCTTCGTCCAGCGCGCGGGTGAGTGCGCTAACGCTGCCAGTGAATTGCAGGGCGAGGTTCGCCGCTTGGGCGGCGACCCGGAAACCTCCACCAGCATCAGTGGCGACCTGCACCGCGGCTGGGTCAACCTCAAGTCGATGGTCACCGGCAAGGACGAAGAGGCGGTGCTGAACGAGGTGGAGCGTGGCGAGGACCACGCCCTCAAGGCCTACAAGGAAGCCCGCGAGAAGCTGGTGAAACTGGGCCGCACTGCCAGCGACATGACCTACAGCCTGGTGGAAAAGCAGCTGCAAGGGGTGCAGCGCAACCATGACCAGGTCAAGGCCCTGCGCAACGCCGCTCGCGCCCGCTCCTAG
- a CDS encoding diguanylate cyclase, translated as MPTQSPRFAVYRSHPELILNLGSCLAVLAIVAIVSYLLDRERESVEQSALRSSNNIVQLIESDILRNVELYDQSLQGLIWAVGRKELPEVPGPIRQRLLFNEAFVDRKRGDVLWLDKQGNVVGDSTSSVPRKANFGHTGVFKAHQQNANLGLLVGPPFKAKLGDLDWCISFSRRISGLNGEFAGLAAGALRLSYFSELFQRLDIGHDSSINLFNTDGQLLVRQPHRAQDPLIGTSYTERPNFKRIIAEQSGTFTARSDINGKLRMFTFARVAQLPLIVLVVHSADEVFESWRRTAIVVSVATGGLCVGILWLTLLLGRELRRRHEAEEDLAMLASTDSLTGLANRRRLDHVLRQEWARAQRNRKPLAVLMVDVDHFKAFNQRHGHAGGDHALREVAKAIEACIRRPADLAARYGGEEFQVVLPETDLAGAQLLAERIRASVEALAPFADDAHAVTVSIGIGLSDTQHDLGRVLGAADEALYRAKAKGRNRVEGPLD; from the coding sequence ATGCCCACCCAATCCCCGCGTTTCGCAGTCTACAGGTCGCACCCCGAGCTGATCCTCAACCTGGGCAGTTGCCTTGCCGTGCTCGCCATCGTGGCCATCGTCAGCTACCTGCTTGACCGCGAGCGCGAAAGTGTCGAACAGTCGGCGTTGCGCTCGTCGAACAACATCGTCCAGCTGATCGAAAGCGACATCCTGCGCAACGTCGAACTCTACGATCAGTCACTGCAAGGCCTGATCTGGGCCGTAGGGCGCAAGGAACTGCCGGAAGTCCCCGGCCCGATACGCCAGCGCCTGCTGTTCAATGAAGCCTTCGTCGACCGCAAGCGGGGTGACGTGCTGTGGCTGGACAAGCAAGGCAATGTCGTCGGCGACTCCACCAGCAGCGTGCCACGCAAGGCCAACTTCGGCCATACCGGGGTGTTCAAGGCTCACCAGCAGAATGCCAACCTCGGCTTGCTGGTAGGGCCCCCTTTCAAGGCCAAGCTTGGCGACCTGGACTGGTGTATCAGCTTCAGCCGACGCATCTCCGGCCTCAATGGCGAGTTCGCCGGGTTGGCAGCGGGTGCGCTGCGCCTGTCGTACTTCAGTGAGTTGTTCCAGCGCCTGGACATTGGCCACGACAGCAGCATCAACCTGTTCAATACCGACGGGCAGTTGCTCGTCCGCCAGCCCCACCGCGCGCAGGACCCGCTGATTGGAACCTCCTACACCGAAAGGCCCAATTTCAAGCGCATCATCGCTGAACAGAGCGGTACCTTCACCGCCCGCTCCGACATCAACGGCAAGCTCCGCATGTTCACCTTCGCCCGGGTCGCGCAACTGCCCCTGATCGTGCTGGTGGTGCACTCGGCCGACGAGGTGTTCGAGTCCTGGCGCCGCACCGCCATTGTCGTCAGCGTCGCCACCGGCGGTCTGTGCGTGGGCATTCTCTGGCTGACGTTGCTGCTGGGCCGCGAACTGCGCCGCCGCCACGAGGCCGAAGAAGACCTGGCTATGCTCGCCTCCACCGATAGCCTGACTGGCCTGGCCAACCGTCGCAGGCTGGACCATGTGCTGCGCCAGGAATGGGCCCGCGCCCAACGTAACCGTAAACCACTGGCGGTACTGATGGTGGATGTGGACCACTTCAAGGCATTCAACCAGCGCCATGGTCACGCCGGTGGCGACCATGCCTTGCGCGAAGTGGCCAAGGCCATCGAGGCATGCATTCGCCGACCGGCGGACCTGGCCGCGCGTTACGGTGGGGAGGAGTTTCAGGTCGTGCTGCCGGAAACCGATCTGGCCGGGGCCCAGCTACTGGCTGAACGCATCCGCGCCAGCGTCGAGGCGCTGGCGCCGTTTGCGGATGATGCCCACGCAGTAACCGTGAGCATCGGTATCGGTTTGTCCGACACCCAGCACGACCTTGGCAGGGTGCTGGGTGCTGCGGACGAAGCGCTCTACCGGGCCAAGGCCAAGGGCCGAAACCGGGTCGAGGGCCCGCTCGACTAG